CGTGTGGACACAAAATTGATTACTTATCTTTGCATATATGCAAAAGAGAGAGTTTACAGACTTGGACGATTTACGATTAGTTTACCGAGGCAATAAAATATTACTAGACTTATTTCAAAAGAATGTTCATTCAATACGACAAGTATGCTCTACTGATTCTGAAGCAAAAGGGTTTTATAGATTTTTGAAGAATGACAGGGTAAGTGAAGAAGATATTATATCGAACATGCTTAACAATTGTAGGAGTGCTTGTGCAGATAAGTATGTAATATGCATACACAAGACTCAACAGAGATAAATTTAAGCGGTCATCGCAACAGGATTCACAAGAATAATGATATAGGTACTACTAATTCGAACAACACTCAGGGGTTAGGTTTTTTCTTCATCCAAGCTTTGTTATTGACGCATACAGTGGAATACCCTATGGTTTTGCCACAGTTAAAATATGGAACAGGTCATTAGATTATATACCTAGAGCAAACCGAAAGAAAAAATATTGCCTATTGAAGATAAGGAATCATATAAATGGATTGAAACATCCGAGAACACAAAATCTGCCCTGTCAGACATTGTGAGGGAATGGTTATTATCCAAGACAGGGAAGGCGATATCTATGAGCAGTTTGCCTTAATCCCTGATGCGAAAACTGACCTATTAATTAGGTCAAGGGCAGACAGGACAATGGCAAATAACCAAAAGCTATATAGTTGTTGTGACGACCAGGAATGTCAGGGTTCTTATACTATTGATGTGGAGGGAAAAGGAGGAAGAAAAAAACGAAAAGCCTTAATTGAAATTAGGTATCAAAAGGTGTCAATTTTAAAAACAAAACATACAAGCAAAGACATACAGCAAACAACAGATTTGTATTATATAGAAGCAAAAGAAATTAATTATAGTGGAAAGGATAAAATCTGCTGGCGTCTGCTAACTTCGATACCTGTAACAGATATTGTAACAGCAAAACAATGTGTAGAATGGTATAGTTGGAGATGGTCTATAGAAGAGGTCTTTAAGGTACTAAAAAAAGAAGGCTTTAATATAGAAGCCAGTGAACTAGAATATGCATCATCCGTCCGAAAATTATCACTATTGCTATTAGAGGTAATCATCAAATTATTTTTAATGAGACTAGCCTATGAAGAACCAGAAATAGAACTGGAAGCTGAAATATGTTTTAATAAGGAAGAGCAAGAATTTTTAGAACACCAAATTGGGTACTACGAAGGGAAAACCGAAAAGCAAAAAAACCCTTTTAAAAAACAAAGATCTGAAAAGATATGTATGGGTAATAGCAAGAATGGGTGGGTGGAAAGGATCTGAATGGAAAAGACACCCAGGAATAACAACACTTTGGCTAGGGTTCAGATATTATAAAATTGCAATGCAGGGGTGGGAACTAAATAGAAATGTGTCCACACGATAGGCCACAGGCGGAGAACTATTATAGTTTAAGAAATAGTATTACCTAATTAGATATAAGTACCCCATAAAGTCGTGTTTGAAATTTGAAAAATCAGTAAAGGTAATCGTATATAAATAGATTCCCTGTTCACAATCTGAGGAGTTATTCATAAACTTTCCATTCCATACTGCACAATCATTTCCTCCTTGATATTTGCCATTAATAGGCTCACACCCTATAGGGGTTTTATATACTAATTCTCCCCATCTATTATATATACTCATATCAATTATTTTGGCATCATTAATTATTGGGTAGAATATATGGTTGCCAACTTTACTTTGGGGATAAAAGGCATTAGGTATATAACAAGTAAAGGTATCAGCAATGATAATAGTATTAATGCTTGAATCTAAACAACCAAAATTGTTGCTTGCCACTAGTTTAACTTTATAGGTTCCCGTATCTCTATAGTTATGATACTGAGAAAAATTTTTCTGATTCAACGAAGAATCTCCGTCTCCGAAGTACCAGTTTGAATTATTTGAATTTACTGTTTTATTATTAAAAACGATCTGAGGATGAAATATAGTTGTTCGATCAGGCACTGCATCAAAAAATGCAGTTGGACTGTTTACATTTACCATAACAGTAGCTGTATCGTCCTTCAAGGTGCAATTGTCGTGTAGCGTTACTTTATATAGCGTTGATGTAGTAGGAAAAACATGTTGCGACTTTCCCTTTTTTAATCCATTATCCCAATTATAATTATAGGCGAGACTATCTCCACCGCTTCCTTCTACAAATAACGCAGCAGTATCTCCTCTACATATATCAATGGGTGAAGTAAACTGCACTTGTAATGGTTCACGTACATAAATGGTAACAGTATCTGTATATATTAAACACTTATCCGATACAGAATATATATAACTAGTTGTTGTATTTAATATACCCGTATTATAATTTTTATTATTGCTAATTATATTGCCTTGCATATCAAACCAATTGTATTTTATAGTTGCCATGGCCCCTCCTTTTGTATTAATATATAATACTATTTGCTGTCCAACACATATAATTGTATCTTCCTTATTTGTAATTTTAAGAGAATCTATAAACATCACTTTAAAAGAGTCAATCAACTTGCATCCATACTGATTTTTTATGGTAACCTTGTATACTCCTGCAGCACTAGCTTTTATATACTGAGTTGTATCACCAGTACTCCAACTATATGAATATATATTGGCAATGGTTCCATTTTTTAATTGTGCGTTTAATGTTATTTGATTACCTGCACAAATTAATGTATCCCTTGTTGATACTATATTGTCCATGGGAGCTATTATAACATATACACTGTCAATACTCTCGCATATACCTTTTACCACACGCAATTTGTACGTGCCAGTTTGTGTAACAGTAATACCCCTGCGGTCGGTATCTCCTGTGCTCCAATAGTATTGGCTATTTGGGTTGCTTTTAAAGTTAACAATGTGATATATATTAGTATCGCATACTATAATAGTATCTTGCCCTAAAGCCGAGCCTATACCAGCAAATGGTTCTTGCGTGTTACAATAGGTACGTTCTCTTACAGCCACATCTTTCACTTTCATATACATGGGATAGGTCACCATATCTGTTATTACTGAATCATAAAGTTTAATGTTTGTATCTATTTTAAAAGTCCTATCAGTTACCACCACATTTATATCTTCATAATCGCAGGCCGACTTACCCAAGCTATCTACCTTTATGAAATAAAAATCCTGGTTGTTTATATAACTTAATTTATTGCCAAGCAGGTAGTATCCCCCATCTTCAGTCTGTAGATGACATGTAAA
This genomic window from Bacteroidota bacterium contains:
- a CDS encoding transposase DNA-binding-containing protein; its protein translation is MQKREFTDLDDLRLVYRGNKILLDLFQKNVHSIRQVCSTDSEAKGFYRFLKNDRVSEEDIISNMLNNCRSACADKYVICIHKTQQR
- a CDS encoding PKD domain-containing protein, whose translation is MHKLSPKFILFLLATISQLLVRAQVGFKKEYGTPSNEQGCFVTKMEGSKILIGGIVLTDNKRKVQLLKLDSCLNVEFNKEYQENDVEGIGGNGLGTNYFDHLQNNNLILCGNTGKFSGSNGCPFVMEVDKSGNTVWSKAYSNIKGGIYWNVIRRSASGCYYTSGGGYSDFGFSINKIDSAGNILWMKKISSNIGYALVPSSIIPLINDEFVAIAHLQLGYPHSIAIFRFDSSGNLIWKRYIVSTKPYEDLYPNSATLLNQKIIICGYVNDSGSNQGLMLVLDLNGNTNIVKTYKFNDSTVMFSTPLITSDNNISIIGISQPQPNKVVSAALIKIDTMGNFKWAKKYNDSNNAFFTCHLQTEDGGYYLLGNKLSYINNQDFYFIKVDSLGKSACDYEDINVVVTDRTFKIDTNIKLYDSVITDMVTYPMYMKVKDVAVRERTYCNTQEPFAGIGSALGQDTIIVCDTNIYHIVNFKSNPNSQYYWSTGDTDRRGITVTQTGTYKLRVVKGICESIDSVYVIIAPMDNIVSTRDTLICAGNQITLNAQLKNGTIANIYSYSWSTGDTTQYIKASAAGVYKVTIKNQYGCKLIDSFKVMFIDSLKITNKEDTIICVGQQIVLYINTKGGAMATIKYNWFDMQGNIISNNKNYNTGILNTTTSYIYSVSDKCLIYTDTVTIYVREPLQVQFTSPIDICRGDTAALFVEGSGGDSLAYNYNWDNGLKKGKSQHVFPTTSTLYKVTLHDNCTLKDDTATVMVNVNSPTAFFDAVPDRTTIFHPQIVFNNKTVNSNNSNWYFGDGDSSLNQKNFSQYHNYRDTGTYKVKLVASNNFGCLDSSINTIIIADTFTCYIPNAFYPQSKVGNHIFYPIINDAKIIDMSIYNRWGELVYKTPIGCEPINGKYQGGNDCAVWNGKFMNNSSDCEQGIYLYTITFTDFSNFKHDFMGYLYLIR
- a CDS encoding IS4 family transposase, which translates into the protein MVIIQDREGDIYEQFALIPDAKTDLLIRSRADRTMANNQKLYSCCDDQECQGSYTIDVEGKGGRKKRKALIEIRYQKVSILKTKHTSKDIQQTTDLYYIEAKEINYSGKDKICWRLLTSIPVTDIVTAKQCVEWYSWRWSIEEVFKVLKKEGFNIEASELEYASSVRKLSLLLLEVIIKLFLMRLAYEEPEIELEAEICFNKEEQEFLEHQIGYYEGKTEKQKNPFKKQRSEKICMGNSKNGWVERI